A genomic stretch from bacterium includes:
- the recA gene encoding recombinase RecA yields the protein MAKSPAAKTAPVKTGAKDDRTKALELTRAQIEKQFGKGSLMLLGENKIYDNFDAVSTGSLALDIALGIGGLPKGRVVEIYGPEGSGKTTVCLSAIANSQKDGGTAAFIDAEHALDPIYARKLGVDIDNLLVSQPDNGEQALEIAEMLVRSGAVDILVIDSVAALVPRAEIEGEMGDHHVGVQARLMSQALRKLTGTINKTKTLVIFTNQIRMKIGVMFGNPETTTGGNALKFYSSVRLDIRRIGAITQGEDVVGNQVRVKVVKNKVAPPFKKAEFDILYGEGISKEGDLIDLGVAANVIQKSGAWYSFGEERLGQGRENVRVFLKENVDLYRTIKELVFKHYEIGQYADNGGEASEADIDGDQQAPAPTAAGKAAAASAGGSAGPTGS from the coding sequence ATGGCAAAATCCCCAGCTGCCAAGACGGCGCCCGTCAAGACCGGCGCCAAGGACGACCGGACGAAGGCCCTCGAACTGACCCGGGCCCAGATCGAGAAGCAGTTCGGCAAGGGCTCGCTGATGCTCCTCGGCGAGAACAAGATCTACGACAACTTCGACGCCGTCAGCACGGGCAGCCTCGCCCTCGACATCGCGCTGGGCATCGGCGGCCTGCCCAAGGGGCGGGTCGTCGAGATCTACGGCCCCGAGGGCAGCGGCAAGACCACCGTCTGCCTCTCGGCCATCGCCAACAGCCAGAAGGACGGGGGCACGGCCGCCTTCATCGATGCCGAGCACGCCCTCGACCCCATCTACGCCCGCAAGCTGGGCGTCGACATCGACAACCTTCTGGTCAGCCAGCCGGACAACGGCGAGCAGGCCCTGGAGATCGCCGAGATGCTGGTGCGCTCGGGCGCGGTCGACATCCTGGTCATCGACTCGGTGGCGGCGCTGGTGCCGCGGGCCGAGATCGAGGGTGAGATGGGCGATCACCACGTGGGCGTGCAGGCCCGCCTCATGAGCCAGGCCCTGCGCAAGCTCACCGGCACCATCAACAAGACCAAGACCCTGGTGATCTTCACCAACCAGATCCGCATGAAGATCGGCGTCATGTTCGGGAACCCGGAGACGACGACCGGCGGCAACGCCCTGAAGTTCTACAGTTCGGTGCGGCTCGACATCCGGCGCATCGGCGCGATCACCCAGGGCGAGGACGTGGTGGGCAACCAGGTGCGCGTGAAGGTCGTGAAGAACAAGGTGGCGCCGCCGTTCAAGAAGGCCGAGTTCGACATCCTCTACGGCGAGGGCATCAGCAAGGAAGGCGACCTGATCGACCTGGGCGTGGCGGCCAACGTCATCCAGAAGTCGGGGGCCTGGTACAGCTTCGGCGAGGAGCGGCTGGGGCAGGGGCGGGAGAACGTGCGCGTCTTCCTCAAGGAGAACGTCGACCTCTACCGGACCATCAAGGAACTCGTCTTCAAGCACTACGAGATCGGGCAGTACGCCGACAACGGCGGCGAGGCGTCCGAGGCGGACATCGACGGCGACCAGCAGGCGCCCGCGCCCACGGCGGCGGGCAAGGCGGCTGCGGCCAGCGCCGGCGGCAGTGCGGGCCCGACCGGCAGCTGA
- a CDS encoding RecX family transcriptional regulator, which produces MSLDTGHDFEIAPGSVPAGLPAVGEVVPEPVLRALALAAERKQVARAVFAQLDRRLQPVARLRDRLQEQGYGDEAIADVLGQLAAKGIHSDRRYAEAFCRDRLLGRAVGRRYLVQKLREKRVDPGLAGEVAAEILDDDTEAELALAAAAARWARLRGANDQRALAKVVRFLIGRGFGPGVAQTAARRTRPAAAADS; this is translated from the coding sequence GTGAGCCTCGACACGGGTCACGACTTCGAGATCGCGCCGGGTTCGGTTCCGGCCGGGCTGCCGGCCGTGGGTGAGGTCGTGCCGGAGCCGGTGCTGCGGGCCCTGGCCCTGGCCGCCGAGCGCAAGCAGGTGGCCCGTGCGGTCTTCGCCCAACTCGACCGGCGCCTGCAGCCCGTGGCCCGGCTGCGCGACCGGCTGCAGGAGCAGGGCTACGGCGACGAGGCGATCGCCGACGTGCTGGGACAACTCGCCGCCAAGGGTATCCACTCCGACCGGCGCTACGCCGAGGCGTTCTGCCGCGATCGGCTCCTGGGCCGGGCGGTCGGACGCCGCTATCTTGTGCAGAAGCTGCGCGAGAAACGGGTCGACCCCGGCCTGGCCGGCGAGGTGGCGGCCGAGATCCTCGACGACGACACCGAGGCGGAGTTGGCGCTCGCGGCGGCGGCGGCCCGCTGGGCGCGGCTGCGGGGGGCCAACGATCAGCGGGCCCTGGCCAAGGTGGTGCGTTTCCTGATCGGGCGGGGCTTCGGGCCCGGCGTGGCCCAGACCGCCGCGCGCCGCACCCGGCCCGCGGCGGCCGCCGACTCCTGA